From one Caldithrix abyssi DSM 13497 genomic stretch:
- a CDS encoding peptidase MA family metallohydrolase — translation MQRMHLIILILLTALSMAFAQFGQNKVQYKNFKWYYIQSEHFDVYFYKGGYRLATYVANIAESSYVDLRQDFDYELSKRVMIIVYNSHNDFQQTNVIDQFLPEGVGGVTELYKNRVVLPFEGSYAQLQHVVHHELVHAVMNDMLYGGSLQSIISGQVVPVPTWFAEGLAEYFSIEWDTRADMIIRDATISGYLPPIEYLSYYLAYQGGQSLFRYIAEKYGQQKLSEILHKIKGSFRFDGAFKSALGIDLKELSEEWQKAMRKEYWPDIANRKEAGDFARQLTDHKKKKHYLNSSPTLSPRGDKMVYLSDRDGKQSIYLMDVLENKVVKRLIKGESSTNFEELKWLTPGMGWSPDSKKIVFAAKAGDRDALYIYDLEKDKFIQHKFDFDGIYSTSWSPNSDEIAFVGNMNGESDIYIFDLKDESIKKVTNDIFSDSYPEWSPDGRQIIFVSDRGNFVNPDSIPPDYDITQHNYRNTDIYIVDKNGGKIRRVTNTPFRESDPIFAPDGKTVFYVSDRNGIYNIYRHDLETDSSWAVSNLLTGAFQLSMDRDGKQLVFASFEEGGWDIYLIKNPLDLKPVQLTKTVYFQKLEQKSKEKKAVAKRERITTDIDSVQKQVRVPKSIDYSKYVFADLERRTRVKKVKVKLKEKEYKFEDGHYKIHNYRVKFSPDIVQGQAYYTTLWGFQGYTAIAFSDVLGDHKVFLGTNLVFDLRNSYINLQYLYLPKRTDFGVTLFHYANTYFSGYYGLIRYRNYGAWFLASYPFSKFARVDMFINWWNASLEYFYLDGSTTQIVRSILPGIRYVFDNSEWYYTDTGPREGFRGAFNFVVSPHYTKNSPEFATVLVDMRKYFKLSDNYNIGLRLNTGMSRGKNPQQFFLGGTENWLNRKFNGDIRLTSVYDVYFSEFITPLRGARYYEKTGNNVVLFNGEFRFPFIPYMQLGFPPMRFGNIKGVLFADIGTAWNSDRQEGFRGIKNGRLKDIVMGYGFGTRFFLSFLGFILKYDIAWQYDLKSSSKPKHYFSIGVDF, via the coding sequence ATGCAACGTATGCATTTGATAATACTTATTCTTTTAACCGCTCTCTCCATGGCATTCGCTCAGTTCGGCCAGAACAAAGTGCAATATAAAAATTTCAAGTGGTATTATATCCAGTCCGAGCATTTTGATGTCTATTTTTATAAAGGTGGTTATCGGTTGGCAACCTATGTGGCCAATATTGCCGAGAGCTCGTATGTGGATTTGCGTCAGGACTTTGATTATGAGCTTTCCAAACGAGTTATGATCATAGTTTACAACTCTCATAACGATTTTCAACAAACCAATGTGATCGATCAGTTTTTGCCGGAGGGCGTTGGCGGCGTAACGGAGCTTTATAAAAATCGTGTGGTATTGCCTTTCGAAGGTTCCTATGCGCAATTGCAGCACGTTGTACATCACGAATTGGTGCACGCCGTAATGAACGACATGCTGTACGGCGGTTCGCTGCAGTCGATCATTTCCGGGCAGGTGGTGCCCGTTCCCACCTGGTTTGCCGAAGGCCTGGCCGAATATTTTTCAATAGAGTGGGATACGCGCGCCGATATGATCATCCGCGATGCAACCATCTCCGGCTATCTACCGCCCATCGAATATTTAAGTTACTACCTGGCCTATCAGGGCGGACAGAGTTTGTTCCGCTACATTGCCGAAAAGTACGGGCAGCAGAAACTCAGTGAGATTTTACATAAAATTAAAGGCAGTTTTCGTTTTGACGGCGCCTTTAAATCGGCCCTGGGCATTGACTTAAAAGAATTATCCGAAGAGTGGCAAAAGGCCATGCGTAAAGAGTACTGGCCCGATATTGCCAATCGTAAAGAAGCCGGCGATTTTGCGCGACAGCTAACCGATCATAAAAAGAAAAAACATTATTTGAATAGCAGCCCAACTCTTTCTCCGCGTGGCGATAAAATGGTGTACCTGTCCGATCGCGACGGAAAGCAATCGATCTATTTAATGGATGTACTGGAAAACAAAGTCGTCAAACGCTTAATCAAAGGCGAGTCTTCTACGAACTTTGAAGAGCTGAAATGGCTTACGCCGGGCATGGGCTGGTCGCCCGATAGTAAAAAGATTGTCTTTGCTGCCAAGGCCGGCGACAGAGATGCGCTTTACATTTATGATCTGGAAAAAGACAAATTCATCCAGCACAAATTTGACTTTGACGGTATCTACTCTACATCCTGGTCGCCGAACAGCGACGAAATTGCTTTTGTGGGAAATATGAACGGTGAAAGCGATATTTACATCTTTGATCTGAAGGATGAGTCTATAAAAAAGGTGACCAATGATATTTTCTCGGATAGTTATCCCGAATGGTCGCCCGATGGTCGGCAGATCATTTTCGTTTCGGATCGGGGGAATTTTGTGAATCCGGACTCCATTCCGCCCGATTATGATATTACTCAACACAATTACCGGAACACAGATATTTACATCGTTGATAAAAACGGCGGGAAAATACGCAGGGTGACCAATACGCCCTTTCGTGAAAGCGACCCCATTTTTGCGCCGGACGGCAAAACCGTTTTTTACGTGAGCGATCGAAACGGAATTTATAATATTTACCGCCACGATCTGGAAACAGACAGCAGTTGGGCCGTTTCTAATTTATTAACCGGCGCCTTCCAGCTTTCTATGGACCGCGACGGGAAACAATTGGTCTTCGCTTCTTTTGAAGAAGGCGGATGGGATATCTATTTGATCAAAAATCCGCTGGATCTAAAACCCGTCCAATTGACCAAAACGGTCTATTTTCAAAAACTGGAACAAAAATCAAAAGAAAAGAAAGCGGTCGCAAAAAGAGAACGAATTACAACGGATATTGACTCGGTGCAAAAACAGGTACGCGTGCCCAAATCCATCGATTATAGCAAGTATGTGTTTGCCGATCTGGAACGCCGGACGCGCGTAAAAAAAGTAAAAGTCAAATTGAAAGAAAAAGAATACAAGTTTGAAGACGGCCATTATAAAATTCACAATTATCGTGTAAAATTTAGCCCGGATATCGTACAGGGACAGGCTTACTACACCACGTTGTGGGGCTTTCAGGGATATACGGCCATTGCCTTTAGCGATGTGCTGGGCGATCATAAAGTATTTTTAGGCACCAATCTTGTGTTTGATTTGCGAAACAGTTACATCAATTTACAATATTTGTATTTGCCCAAAAGAACGGATTTTGGCGTTACGCTTTTTCATTATGCTAACACCTATTTTTCTGGATATTATGGGCTAATCCGCTATCGAAATTACGGCGCATGGTTTCTGGCATCCTATCCTTTTAGTAAATTTGCGCGAGTAGATATGTTCATTAACTGGTGGAACGCCTCGCTGGAATATTTTTATCTGGATGGTTCCACCACGCAGATCGTGCGCAGTATTTTACCGGGCATCCGCTATGTGTTCGACAATTCGGAATGGTATTACACCGACACCGGTCCCAGAGAAGGATTCAGGGGCGCTTTTAATTTTGTCGTCAGTCCTCATTACACCAAGAACAGTCCGGAGTTTGCCACGGTGCTGGTAGATATGCGGAAATATTTTAAATTAAGCGATAACTACAACATTGGTCTTCGCTTGAATACCGGCATGAGTCGTGGAAAGAATCCGCAGCAGTTTTTCCTTGGCGGAACCGAAAACTGGCTGAACCGTAAATTTAACGGCGATATTCGCCTGACCTCTGTGTATGATGTCTATTTTTCAGAGTTCATTACCCCGCTGCGCGGCGCCCGCTACTATGAAAAAACGGGCAACAATGTGGTGCTTTTTAACGGGGAGTTTCGCTTTCCTTTTATTCCGTATATGCAGTTAGGTTTTCCGCCAATGCGCTTTGGGAATATTAAAGGCGTGCTGTTTGCCGATATCGGCACGGCCTGGAACTCGGATCGTCAGGAAGGCTTCAGAGGCATTAAAAATGGTCGGCTTAAAGATATTGTAATGGGCTACGGCTTTGGTACGCGCTTCTTTTTGTCTTTCCTGGGATTTATTTTAAAATATGATATTGCCTGGCAATACGATTTAAAGAGTTCCAGTAAGCCGAAACACTATTTTTCAATTGGGGTGGATTTTTAA